The sequence AAAGTCATAAGTTTTAGCGGCCGTATAATAACTGTCGCTATACGGTAGCCCAAAAGGGAATAGATCGCCGGCTATAAGGTGCCGCAGATTACTTAAAAATCTTGTATGGTTTGCAATATTGTTGTTTAGAATGTTTGTGTTGCTTGATAGTGGTCTTAAGTGAAATATTTTTTCGATCTTTCATGATGATTTGCAAGTAAATGCATTGAATCCTTCTAGTAAAAGTCAAGCGGCAGCCAGTTTTTCTTATTGTCAGTAGGGCTAAAGTCAGCGAGGACCTGATTCCGAGAGATTTCTTAAGCTAACCAAGCTCTTTCTTGGTTAGGGAAACTCCGATCAACATCGCGATGTGCGTGTTGTTAGTCGAAACGAAAACGAATTTCAGCGCTGCTTAGCGCAGAAAGGCCCGTCCGCACTGCTTCGTCGGGCTTTTTCAGCCCAGCTCCCCGCGTTACACGCGTAACTCGCCCGTACCCATCAGCTGTTTTCGAGCCATCCAGAGGTTCGACAGAGCAAACAGCGTGGTCAGTTGAGCAGTGTTTTTCATCAGCCCACGAAAGCGCACTTTCACATAACCAAACTGGCGCTTGATCACCCGAAACGGAAGTTCGACCTTGGCCCGCGTCAGGGCTTTGCAGTACTCGATTTTGCGCTTGGCCTTGTAGAGCTGGCTGCGTTTATTCAGTCGTGAATAAGTGCTACGTCGCGCCGCGATCTGCCAGATCACTTCACGACTTTCGTGCTCATCACGCTTCTCGACGCCGGTGTAACCGGCGTCCGCATAGACCGCGTTTTCCTCGCCATGTAGCAGCTCAGCAACTTGGGTTACGTCGGCCACATTCGCAGCTGTGCCGTGGACATGGTGAACCAGGCCTGACTCCACATCGGAGCCGATGTGGGCCTTCATTCCAAAGTAGTATTGGTTACCTTTTTTGGTCTGATGCATCTCAGGATCACGCTTGCCTTCCTCGTTCTTGGTTGAGCTGGGAGCATCGATGGTGCCCTGGCGCAGGGACAGACCTTTTTCCTGCAAATAACCGTTGATGACAGCCAGGATCGCAGGCGCCAATTTATGCTTCTCCAGCAAGTGCCGGAAGTTCATGATCGTGGTGTCTTCAGGGATCGGCGCACTTAATGTACGACGGGCGAACTGACGCATGGGAGTGATTTCATAAAGCGCTTCTTCCATGGCCGAGTCGCTCAGCGAGAACCAGTTTTGCAGCAGATGGATGCGCAACATGGTCTCCAGCGGATACGGTTTACGGCCACCACCAGCCTTCGGGTAATACGGTTCGATCAACCCCAACACACCACTCCAGGGCACCACCTGATCCATTTCGGCAAGGAAGCGTTCACGGCGGGTTGGCTTGCGCTTGCCGGCGTATTCAAAGTCGGAAAAGCTCATCTGGCTCATGCGTGGCTCGGGCCAGGTGGTGAAGGTGTATTTCAGCACATCTGAGGACTTGTTCGGAGTTTCCTTAGGGTCTTTGATTTTCGTCTTCAAAGGGAGTAAAGCCGCCAACAAACAAGAACTTTCTTGCCGCCCAGCGAGGCTGATCTTGACAAGCATCCAGTTCAATTCTGGTGACCGCGAACCGCTAATCTTGCATCATTTGCCGGTATTAAATTCCAGAAAACAGCCTCGCAACGAGACAAAAGATCAACCACACTCCTGTTGTTTTAGGCCAACGCCCCTTCCCGGGTGTCGTTTCTACTATTGCATGGTGATTTACGCTGACCTCGTTCCCTCTTACCTCAACCATGGACACCACGGCATGAGCATAAAAGTACTGATCGTCGACGATCACCCAGTGATCTGTCAGGCCATCCGCTACGCTCTGGAACCTCACGATTACGTCATTGTTGGCGAGACCGGCGACGGTCTCAGCGCACTGGGGATGATCGAGTCGCTCAAGCCAGATATAGTCATCCTCGATATTACCCTGGCAAAACTCGACGGCCTGTCGGTGCTCAACCGCATCATGCGCGAGAAGCACGATGTTCGAGTGCTGGTGTTTACGTCCCAGTCCATCGATACCTATGCTATGCGCTGCTTTCAGGCCGGCGCCAATGGTTTTGTCAGCAAAAACGAATCCATCACCCGACTGTTGAGGGCTGTCGAGACCGTCGCCGAGGGTTACGTATTTTTCCCCAAACGCTCCATCCCCTTCCATGAAAGCGAACGTAGAACCGGTTCCGACGGTGTCCTGAGCGAGCTGACCAACCGCGAACTGCAAGTGCTCAAATTACTTGCCGAAGGCCTGAGCAACCTGGACATAGCCGAGCGCTTGCACTTGAGTAACAAGACTGTCAGTGGGCACAAAATCAATCTCCAGAGCAAGCTGGGGGTGTCTACGGTGGTAGATCTGGCGAGTATCGCCCGACATAACAACCTAGTCTGAGCGTCTTTATCTTGAAATCACTGATACGTTCGTTGTTCCTGCTGCTGGCTCTGCTCTGCGTGACCGCCACGGCGTACAGTACTGACATTCAGATACGTGCACGTCAGAACCTGGACACCCTGCAAGTGCACCTCAGTATCGAGGAGCAGGTTTGGTTGCGACACAAAAAAAAACTCGTGGTGGGGATCCTCAACAGAAACCTCCCTCCTTATCAGATGATCAACGAACGCCAGGAACTGGAAGGTATTGGCGCCGATTACCTCAGCGCCTTGCAACTTGAGCTGGGAGTCCCCGTTCAATTGCAAACTTTCCCTTCCCCGGCCGCTGCCTATAAGGCGCTGAAAACCGGACAGGTGGATCTGGTAGACAGCGCCACCCAGATAGAGGCCGAGGATTATCAGGTTACCCTCAGCCCACCTTATGCATTCACCGAGCTGGCGCTGTTTGCCGAAAGTGGCGATCTGCGCGACTACGCCCGCAATATGCCCAGCACTCGAGTAGCTGCCAATGATGGCATGGCCCTCGAACTCTATCAGCGCACGAGTGGACAAGGCCGGATCCAGCGCTATCCATCACCCCTGGCCGCGATGGCCTCGGTACTGAACGGCGAAGCGGACGTGTATCTGGGAGACACCTTTGCCACCTATTACGTGTCAAACCAGGTGTTCAGCAATCAACTGGTGGTCAATCACAGTGCCGGGCTGCCGGAAATTCAGGTCGGGTTTGCGATTGCTCCCGATAACCTGTTATTGCAGTCAATCCTTCAGCGCACGCTGGGCAACCTCAAACGCTGTCAGGTCGTCTCGGCCCTCGCTAAATGGGGAAGCACAGAGAGCTGCGACCTCAGCAGTTTCCGAGAGCGCCTGGCGGTACCCGAACGCATCTGGCTGGATCAGGCCAAGCCGCTGCGGCTTGTGATCAGCGAAGACCTGGCCCCTTATGCCTTCTTCAATAGTCGGGGACGGTTCAATGGTATTGCCTCGGACGTGCTGGATATCGTCCGGCGTAAAACCGGCCTGCGCTTCGAAATCATCCGGGTTACTTCCCAAGGTGACGCGGACGCCCAATTGCGCAACCATCAAGCTGATCTCAGCGTCTTGACGCAAGTCGACCCCGAGCATCCCGCCTACCTGTTTACCCGGCCTTTCGTCACTACGCCTTATGTGCTTTTGCGAAAAAAAGATACCGCCCACATAGAGCTAAACGAAGGTTCCTCCGGCTCATTGGTCTTCGCTAGCGGGCAACTCCTGAGTGGAGACCTGGCCAGGAGTTATCCGCATCTGCGTTTGGAAGAAACCCGAACCATCGCCGAGGCTCTGAACCGGGTACGCGACGGCCAGGTTGACTTCACCATAGCACCAGCCAACCTTGCGCATTATTACCTGACCTACAAGTACGAAAATAGCGTGGAAATCAGCGGCATGCTTGCCATCCCCGATGCCCGGATCACCTTTGTTGCCCCCAAAGAACAGGCCCTGCTGGTTTCGATCATGGACAAGGCCCTGGCCGAAGTACCGCCCCAGGAATACCTGAAAATCATTGGGCGCTGGCGCGCAAACTCAGCCACCGACGACAAGTACTGGGAAGGTGTCGCCTCGTTTATCTGGAAATCCCTGGGTATCCTCTGCCTATTGCTGGCGGTGGCTGGCTATTGGATTTTCACGCAGCGCCGACGAATCATCCGCAAGCGCCAAGACCTCTTGCAACGCCAGCTGCTGCTCGACCAAGTGCAGCTGGCCAAAGAATCTGCGGAAAAAGCCAGCCGCAGCAAGAGCGTGTTTCTGACCACCATGAGCCATGAAATCAGGACCCCACTCAATGCCATCATCGGCATGCTGGAGCTGGTACTAACCCGCAAAGACAATGCCGAACTCAACACCCAATCGGTGCATATTGCCTACGAGTCGGCCCACACCTTACTGGCCTTGATCGGCGACATCCTCGACATCTCACGCATCGAATCCGGCAGGCTGACTCTGCGCCCGGAGCCCGCCAGCCTTCAGGAGCTGATCGGAGCGGTTGCCAACGTGTTCAAGGGGTTGGCCCGTCAAAAGAACCTGAGCCTGCACCTGAAACTGGATGATTTAGCACGTCAACCTGTGTGGATTGACGCCCTGAAGTTTAAGCAGATCCTGTCCAATCTGGTGAGCAACGCCATCAAGTTTACCGATCAGGGCAGCGTCCTGATCCTCTGCCAGGCCAAACCTGCAAAGGACGGTTCAATCAACGTCAGCGTCAGTGTGACCGACACGGGTGCAGGCATTGCGCCGTCGCAAATCCGGCAAGTCTTCAGTCCCTTCTTCGAGCTCGATAGTGCGGTTAACAACTCCAACACCGGTGCCGGACTGGGCCTGTCTATCAGCCAATCGTTGAGCCGCCTGATGAGCGGCAGGCTGAGCGTTGAGAGCGAGGTCGGCGTCGGCACGCGCATGCTGTTCACAGCACGCTTCGAACGTGTCAGCGAGAAGAGCCGCGATCAGGCCGGCCCTAAACAGCCTTCTGCAACACCGGATATCGACTTGCCGCTGACGGTGCTGATTGTCGAAGACCACCTGCCCAGCCAATACCTGCTGAACCAGCAGATCAATTACCTGGGCCACCAGGTCATTACCGCCAACAACGGCGTCGAAGGGCTGGCCCAGTGGCAAGCGCACGATATCGACATCATCCTCACCGACTGCAACATGTCCGAGATGAACGGCAACGACATGACCCGGGCGATCCGGCGCCTGGAAACACAGGCGGGCCTACGCCCCTGCACCATCATCGGTCTGACTGCCAGCGCCCAGCAGGAAGATCTGGAGCGCTGCCTGAGCTCGGGCATGAGCCATGCCCTGACCAAGCCGATCAATCTGGCGGGTTTGAACCGGGTCATCCCCAAGCTCCAGCACTCTGGAAAGGCCAATGAGTCAGTGGGTGCTTCCTTGAACGAGGACATTCAGTCCGCCCTGGCCGAGCGGGTCATCAGTAGCAACCGGCAAGAGCTGCTTGCCCTTTGCACAGCCCGGGAACAGAACAATCGCCCGGCCTTCGGTGCTATTGCTCACAAGCTCAAAGGTACGGCTTACCTGCTCAACGCCCAAGATCTGCTGGAGCTATGTCAAAACCTCGAGGAATTGATCGCCGAGGATGCTCATCAGCAAGCCTTGCACAGCGCCGTTACTGCACTTGAGGAGGCGTTGCTGACACTCAACGAATCATTGCAACCACTCTAAAAACCATAGGTCCTTGCCGACGAAGGCGATTCAATTACCTACCAAGCCGCCTTCGCTGGCTACAACCATACCCAACCTACCTCTAGTCAAAAACTTGATAGCTCTACCTGCTGCCTAATCCAAGCCTCTATGCTCTCTTCTAAGAAGCCCACAGCGGATAGACCAATTTTCACCGGACGAGGAAAGGTGCAGTCATATCTAGGTGAGCACCGATCCAATCGGTCGTGAATTGTTGACCGCCCTAATCCAGTACGCTCCTGAACTTGTCTAATACGCAGCATTTTTGATGGTGCTTTATGCTCGTAAAGCATCGCTCGATTCCTTGATCTATATCGGAGACCAAAGTCTTGCATGCTTAAGCCTTTCAACACATATGCTTTTGCTGAGCAGAAGCAACATATTTCGGAGACAAATCGCTGTCGGAGAACTAACTTTTTTGGGGAGTACTAACTGTCAGAGCCCCTGCCGCCAACCCGAACGTACGTGTATGCGATACGACCCCCACTCCCATGCCAATCCTTGCGATCAAGCACATCGACTGCTCTATCCCCAACTCTCCCTCCTCAATAAATCGGGTCTACACCGATCAGAACGGCAACAAAACTTTGCAGCGTGTTGATGGACGACGCATCGTCAACTGCGACAGCGCGGGGAAGCATGCCGCCTGAAAGCTGAGAGCCATCGCGATAAGAAAACACGCGCTATCAAGATGGGGGGACAATTGGGGGGACAGAATCATTAACGCTGTAAAAACCCAGCAAAGCCTGGATAATTTTCGAAAATAACGCCGCCCACAAGCCGGCTTTTTAATGCCTGAATGAAAGTAACTACCTAACAGCTGCCAGACCTATCCTCCGGACCGTCGCGCCGCTTGACTCTCCCCCTAAGGTCACACCTCATCCTGAAGCCTACTTTTTCAGGACCTCGTCCCATGAGCCAACGCATCTTGGTCATCCTCGGCCACCCTTCCAACACCAGCTTCTGCTCCGCCCTCACCGACGCCTACATAGCCGCTGCCAAAACCGCCGGTCACAACGTACGTCTCCTACGCGCGGCCGACCTGAGCTTCGACCCGATCCTGCACAACGGCTATACCCAGATCCAACCTCTGGAACTCGACCTGCTCAGCGCTCAATCCGACATTCTGTGGGCCGAGCACCTGACATTTATCTTTCCCATTTGGTGGGGTGGTATCCCGGCATTGATGAAGGGGTTTATCGACAGAATTTTCCTGCCCGGCTTTGCCTTTAAATACCGCGAAGGCAAAGCATTCCCTGACAAGCTGTTGCAGGGTCGAACCGCACACCTGCTGGTGACCCTGGATACACCTCCGTGGTATTACAGATGGTTCTACCGCATGCCCGGGCTGCATCAAATGCGTAAGACGACGCTCGAGTTCTGTGGCATCAGGCCGATCAAGACGTTGCTGTTCGGGCCGGTACTGGGCTCCAAGCCCGCGCAGCGGGACAGATGGCTGAAGCAAGCCGGAGCACTCTTTGGGAAAGGGACTTTTCATGTACATCGGCAAAGCCGCGCAGTTGTCGGGCACCACGATCAAGGCAATTCGTCATTATGAGGCCATCGGCCTGTTGCCACCGCCGCAACGGGAAGGCCGCTACCGCATTTACACGCCACAGAGCGTAGAGCTGCTGACGTTTATCAAGTGCGCTCAGCAGTTGGGTTTCAAGCTCAAGGAGTTGCAAATGATTCTGCAGGGGCATTCAGTGGATGCGTTGCCCTGGCAGCGGGCACGCAAGGCTATTGCGGACAAGAAGCGTGAATTAATGCGCCAGCTTGAAACGTTGCAGACCGTATATGCAGGACTTGAGACGTTTGAAGCCAGCCTTGAGGATGCACAGGGTCAGTGTCAGCTCGAGCGCCTTGCTGGGCGGTGACGCGCTGATCAATAAGGCTTCTCGGTATTTTGTGTAGCCATGGACAGCGGTTTGATACGAAAAAACGCAGAACCTGAGGGCAACAGAAGAGAGCACGCCCTTAACCTGTAATCGGCTCACACCCCAGCCAAAACCCACCCCCTCATTTGCCCCAATCCCCCATGTCTGCTAGTGTCGCGCCGGTTTACCGTCAACCGGAATAGCCGCCATGGCCCGCAAAAAAGTTGCACTCGATTTCGAACAATCCCTCGCTGACCTGCAAGCGCTGGTCGAGCGTCTGGAGAACGGCGAGTTGTCGCTGGAAGACTCGTTGACGGCATTCGAGCAAGGCATCGGCCTGACTCGTGATTGCCAGAGCGCGCTCGCGCAGGCTGAGCAGAAGGTTCAGGTGTTGTTGGAGCGTGACGGGGAGTTGGCCGAAGAACCGTTTGATGCGGAACAGCCTGAATGATCGCGGCCTATCAGGCCAGCAGCCAGGCCCGGGTCAATGCTGCGCTGGAAACCTTGTTTGTCGCCCCAAGCCCTGAGCTGAACCGCCTGTATGATGCCATGCGCTACAGCGTGATGAACGGCGGCAAGCGTGTGCGACCACTGCTCGCGTACGCAGCCTGCGAAGCCTTGGGCGCTCCGGCGGAACAGGCCAACGGTGCGGCGTGTGCGGTGGAACTGATTCACGCGTATTCCCTGGTACACGACGATTTACCAGCGATGGACGACGATGATCTACGTCGCGGCCAGCCGACGACTCATAAAGCCTTCGATGAGGCTTGCGCGATTCTTGCCGGTGACGGCCTACAAAGTCTGGCATTCAGTGCCTTGCTGGATCCGCAACTGAGTGGCGCGAGCGCCGAGACCCGTTTGCGGATGGTCTCTGCCTTGGCTTACGCCGCCGGCCCTGCCGGCATGGTGGGCGGTCAGGCGATCGATTTGGGCTCGGTGGGCCTGAAGCTTGATCAAGTAGCCCTTGAATACATGCATCGCCACAAGACCGGTGCACTGATCGAAGCGGCTGTTCAGCTCGGCGCCTTGGCCAGCGGCCGTGCCGACGCCGCGCAGTTAATGGCGTTGCAGACTTATGCACAAGCCATTGGCCTGGCGTTTCAGGTTCAGGACGACATTCTCGACGTCGAAAGCGATACCGCGACCCTCGGTAAACGCCAAGGTGCCGATATCGCACGGGACAAACCGACTTATCCTTCACTGCTCGGGCTTGAGGCCGCCAAGGCCTACGCCCTTGAGCTACGTGATCAGGCGTTGCACGCCCTGCGACCTTTCGACGCGGCAGCCGAGCCATTGCGTGACCTGGCGCGGTATATCGTCGAACGCCGCCACTGAGATCACTGGCCGTTTGCACCGCATATCGGCCAACTTCAGTGCACCGCGTGGGCAGCTTGCGATGCTTGAGGTAAACTGCCGCCTCTTCTATACCTATAACGATTCGCCTGATGCCCACGACGTTTCAAGAGATTCCCCGCAAGCGCCCGTCCACGCCCCTGCTCGACCGTGCTGATACGCCGGCCGGCCTGCGCCGTCTGGGTGAAGCCGAGCTGGAAACCCTGGCCGATGAGTTGCGCCTGGAATTGCTCTACACGGTCGGTCAGACCGGTGGGCATTTCGGCGCCGGCCTGGGCGTCATCGAGCTGACCATCGCGTTGCATTACGTTTTCGACACCCCGGACGACCGACTGGTGTGGGACGTGGGTCATCAGGCTTATCCGCACAAGATCCTCACCGGTCGTCGCGAGCGCATGGCTACCCTGCGCCAGAAGGACGGCATCGCTGCCTTCCCGCGTCGCTCCGAGAGCGAGTACGACACCTTTGGCGTTGGCCACTCCAGCACCTCCATCAGTGCAGCCCTGGGCATGGCGATTGCCGCTCGCCTGCAAAACAGCGATCGCAAGGCGATTGCGGTGATCGGTGATGGCGCGCTGACGGCGGGCATGGCTTTTGAGGCGCTGAACCATGCGCCGGAAGTCGATGCCAACATGTTGGTGATCCTCAACGACAACGACATGTCGATCTCACGTAACGTCGGCGGGCTGTCCAACTACCTGGCGAAAATTCTGTCCAGCCGTACCTACGCCAGCATGCGCGAAGGCAGCAAGAAAGTACTGTCTCGTCTGCCCGGCGCGTGGGAAATCGCCCGTCGTACCGAAGAGTATGCCAAGGGCATGCTGGTCCCCGGCACCCTGTTCGAAGAGCTGGGCTGGAACTACATCGGCCCGATCGATGGCCATGACCTGCCGACCCTGATCGCCACCCTGCGCAACATGCGCGACCTCAAAGGCCCGCAGTTCCTGCACATCGTCACCAAGAAAGGCAAAGGCTTCGCCCCGGCGGAAGTCGACCCGATTGGTTACCACGCAATCACCAAGCTCGAACCGGTGGACGCTCCCGCCGCTGCGCCGAAGAAAGCCAGCGGGCCGAAATATTCCGGTGTGTTCGGCGAATGGCTGTGCGACATGGCCGCCGCCGATCCGCGCCTGGTGGGCATCACGCCGGCGATGAAAGAAGGTTCCGATCTGGTGGCGTTCAGCGAACGCTTCCCGCTGCGTTATTTCGACGTGGCGATTGCCGAGCAACACGCCGTGACGTTCGCTGCCGGCATGGCCTGCGAAGGCGCCAAGCCAGTGGTGGCGATTTACTCCACCTTCCTGCAGCGCGGTTATGACCAACTGATACATGACGTGGCGGTACAGAACCTCGACGTCCTGTTCGCCATCGACCGTGCAGGTTTGGTGGGTGAAGACGGCCCGACCCACGCCGGCAGTTTCGATTTGTCCTTCTTGCGCTGCATCCCCGGCATGCTGGTGATGACGCCGAGCGACGAGAACGAGCTGCGCAAGATGCTCAGCACCGGTCACCTGTACAACGGCCCGGCGACGGTGCGCTACCCACGCGGCACTGGCCCGAATGCGGTGATCGAGAAAGACCTGGAACCGATCGAGATTGGTAAAGGCATCGTCCGCCGCCAAGGCAGCAAAGTTGCGTTGCTGGTGTTCGGCGTGCAACTGGCCGAAGCCCTGAAAGTCGCCGAGAAAATCGACGCGACCGTGGTGGATATGCGTTTCGTCAAACCATTGGACGAAGCCCTGGTTCGCGAGATTGCCGGCAGCCATGAGCTGCTGGTGACCATCGAAGAGAACGCCATCATGGGCGGCGCCGGTGCGGCAGTCAGTGAGTGCCTGGCGCGGGAGAATATCCTCAAGTCGGTGCTGCACCTGGGCTTGCCGGATGTGTATGTCGAACATGCCAAGCCGGCACAGATGCTGGCGGAATGTGGGCTGGATGAAGCGGGGATTGAAGCTTCGGTTCGTCAGCGCATGGCACTGCTGGGTCTGTAGCTCAGACGCCCAAAAAAGCGGATCAAATGTGGGTGCATCTACAAAGTTGCGCCGTGGTCTGGTTTCTGTAGCCGCTGCCGAGGCACGAGGCTGCGATGCGGGCCGCAGGGCCGCCCCTAGGGTCGCTACGCAACCCATCGCAGCCTCGTGCCTCGGCAGCGGCTACAGAACTTTCGGGGAGCCTACATCGCAGGCAAGCCAGCTCCCACGTTGATTTTGTATTGTTCTTGAATGCTATGGAAAGCCCATGAGCCGCCTTCGCTTCGCCCTGCCCCTTCTTCTGCTATCCGCCACTGACCTGCTCGCCGACAGCTTTGAGCGCGACGACGCCCTGAAGCTGCCCGATGTGGTGATCAGCGCCAACCGCCAAGTTCAGGCACGTAATGACAGTAGCGCGGCTAACACAGTGTTCACCCGTGATGATATCGAGCGCTTGCAGCCCACCAGCGTGAGCGACCTACTCAGCCGGGTGCCTGGCGTACAGGTGGCGCAAAGTGGCGGACGTGGCAGCCAGACTAACGTTTACATTCGCGGTACCGCGACGGCCCAAAGCCTGGTGCTGGTGGATGGCCAACGTATCAGCAGCTCAACCTCCGGCACCAGCAATCTGCAATACCTCAATATCCAGCAGATTGAACGCGTGGAAGTACTGCGCGGCTCGCGCTCGGTGATCTACGGCAGCGATGCGATTGGCGGGGTGATTCAGATTTTCACCCGACGTAATACCGAGGCTGGCGTACAGCCAACTATCCACGTCGGCTTTGGCAGCAACCAGACGTGGGAGCGTAGCCTGGGCCTGTCCGGCGGTGATGAACAGACCCGCTTCAGCCTCGGCGCCAGCCTTGATGACACCGCCGGCATCAACCGCACTCACACCTCGTACCCCAGCGATAACGATCATGACGCTTATCGCAATCAGTCCGTCAGTTTCAGCCTGAGTCATGCCTTCAATGACAACATTGAGGCGGGCCTGAATGTGCTCGATAACCGTGGTAAAAGCGAATTCGATAACCCGTTTGGACGCTATGACGCGAACTATCAGGTTTTCCAGCAAAAGCCTTACACCCACTTTACCGTAAGCGGCGTGAGCAGCTACGTCGACGCTCGCATCAACGACGTCTGGAAGTCCCGCGTAGAGTTGGGCCATAGCGAAAACCGTGAGGAAACCCTCGATAAGCTCAGCGACGACCGGAGTGTGTTCAATACCTACCGCAACTCGCTGAACTGGCAAAACGACCTGACCCTCAATGATCAGAACAGCCTGATCCTGGGCGGCGATTGGTATGAAGACCGGGTCAACAGCAGCACCGTGCTCGCCGAAGACAGTCGCTGGAACCGTGCTGCGTTTATCCAGCACCGCTTTCAAGGGCAGTATTTTTCCACCGAACTGGGACTGCGCCGTGACCAGAATCAGCAGTTTGGCGGCCAGAACAGCTGGAGCGGCACCCTCACCTTGCCCCTCAATGCCGACAATGACCTGCTGTGGAGCTACAGCGAGGGGTTTCGTGCCCCAACGTTCAACGACCTCTACTACCCGAACGACAATGGCTTTAAAAACAGCAACCCGAACCTGAAACCCGAAACGTCAAAAAGCTACGAAGTGCAATGGCGCAGCCAGCTCAGCGACACCAGCCGCCTGGAAGCCTCGCTGTACCGGACCGACATCAAAGACGCGATCGTGTTCGGCAGCAACGGCCCGCAGAACGTTGCCACAGCACGCATCAACAGCTTCGAAGCCGCGCTCAAGCAAGAACTGTTCGGCTGGCAGAGCAGCCTCGCAATCGCACTGATTGACCCACGAGACCGCGACAGCGGGCATACCCTGACTCGCCGTGCCAGACGCACCTTGAGTCTGGACCTCGACCGTCAGTTCAATCAGTTTGGTGTCGGCGCTAGCTGGCAAACGGTGAGCAGCAGCTACGACGACCCGAAGAACCAGCAACCTATCGGCGGATATGGCTTGCTCGGACTACGGGGCAGTTGGACGCTCAATCGTGAGATCAAACTGGACATGAAGGTCGATAACCTGTTGAACAAGGAATACACCCGCGCGCTGTATCAGTATCAAGGTACGCAGTATGGCTACCGCGAAGAAGGTCGGGCGTTGATGTTTGGGGTGACCTGGACGCCGCAGCTCTAAGCTGATGGATCCGCTGCCTGGGCTGACGCTATCGCGGGCAAGCCCGGCTCCCACAGTTGATCGAGTTGCCTGGACGTGTGGGAGCTGGCTTGCCTGCGAAAGCGGTCTCAAAGACCCGGCGCAATTACCTGACACAACCTGGCCACCGCCTCCAACATCTGCCCACTGGGCCGTTCCAGCCCCTTGTCCGGCACCAGCAACAAGTGCCCTTGGGCCACCGCCGCCACCTGCGGCCAAGCCTTCCACGCATCCAACTGCACCTGGTCACCCGCCAGAATCACCTCGGGATTGCGCTGCAACACCGATTCGATACTGACCTGCGGCGCCGGCAGCTTGAGGTCATCGAACACATTACGCGCCCCGCACACGCTCAACGCATCACTGATGATCTGCCCACCGCCCACGGTGTACAGCGGCTGATTCCACACCTGATAAAACACCCGCAACGGCTCTGCTCGATGGTAACGCTGACGCAATCCATCAAGACGCTGGCGCAATTGTGCAGCCAGTTGCCGGCCGGCTTCAGCACGCCCCAATTGCTGGGCAATAGCTTCGACCTGAGTGGTCAGTTGTTCGAGGCTATGGGGCTCGGCCACGTAGACCGGGATATTGAGGCGCTGGAGCTGCTCACGCTGAGCCGGTCCGACGCTGCCGGGCCACAGCAGTATCAGGTCTGGTTTGAGGCTGAGGAGTTGTTCCACGTCCAACTGGCCGTAACGCCCGACAGAGGCCACGTGCGCCAGTTGTGCAGGCCGATCACCGGCAT is a genomic window of Pseudomonas sp. ADAK18 containing:
- a CDS encoding TonB-dependent receptor, which codes for MSRLRFALPLLLLSATDLLADSFERDDALKLPDVVISANRQVQARNDSSAANTVFTRDDIERLQPTSVSDLLSRVPGVQVAQSGGRGSQTNVYIRGTATAQSLVLVDGQRISSSTSGTSNLQYLNIQQIERVEVLRGSRSVIYGSDAIGGVIQIFTRRNTEAGVQPTIHVGFGSNQTWERSLGLSGGDEQTRFSLGASLDDTAGINRTHTSYPSDNDHDAYRNQSVSFSLSHAFNDNIEAGLNVLDNRGKSEFDNPFGRYDANYQVFQQKPYTHFTVSGVSSYVDARINDVWKSRVELGHSENREETLDKLSDDRSVFNTYRNSLNWQNDLTLNDQNSLILGGDWYEDRVNSSTVLAEDSRWNRAAFIQHRFQGQYFSTELGLRRDQNQQFGGQNSWSGTLTLPLNADNDLLWSYSEGFRAPTFNDLYYPNDNGFKNSNPNLKPETSKSYEVQWRSQLSDTSRLEASLYRTDIKDAIVFGSNGPQNVATARINSFEAALKQELFGWQSSLAIALIDPRDRDSGHTLTRRARRTLSLDLDRQFNQFGVGASWQTVSSSYDDPKNQQPIGGYGLLGLRGSWTLNREIKLDMKVDNLLNKEYTRALYQYQGTQYGYREEGRALMFGVTWTPQL
- the dxs gene encoding 1-deoxy-D-xylulose-5-phosphate synthase: MPTTFQEIPRKRPSTPLLDRADTPAGLRRLGEAELETLADELRLELLYTVGQTGGHFGAGLGVIELTIALHYVFDTPDDRLVWDVGHQAYPHKILTGRRERMATLRQKDGIAAFPRRSESEYDTFGVGHSSTSISAALGMAIAARLQNSDRKAIAVIGDGALTAGMAFEALNHAPEVDANMLVILNDNDMSISRNVGGLSNYLAKILSSRTYASMREGSKKVLSRLPGAWEIARRTEEYAKGMLVPGTLFEELGWNYIGPIDGHDLPTLIATLRNMRDLKGPQFLHIVTKKGKGFAPAEVDPIGYHAITKLEPVDAPAAAPKKASGPKYSGVFGEWLCDMAAADPRLVGITPAMKEGSDLVAFSERFPLRYFDVAIAEQHAVTFAAGMACEGAKPVVAIYSTFLQRGYDQLIHDVAVQNLDVLFAIDRAGLVGEDGPTHAGSFDLSFLRCIPGMLVMTPSDENELRKMLSTGHLYNGPATVRYPRGTGPNAVIEKDLEPIEIGKGIVRRQGSKVALLVFGVQLAEALKVAEKIDATVVDMRFVKPLDEALVREIAGSHELLVTIEENAIMGGAGAAVSECLARENILKSVLHLGLPDVYVEHAKPAQMLAECGLDEAGIEASVRQRMALLGL
- the ispA gene encoding (2E,6E)-farnesyl diphosphate synthase, translated to MIAAYQASSQARVNAALETLFVAPSPELNRLYDAMRYSVMNGGKRVRPLLAYAACEALGAPAEQANGAACAVELIHAYSLVHDDLPAMDDDDLRRGQPTTHKAFDEACAILAGDGLQSLAFSALLDPQLSGASAETRLRMVSALAYAAGPAGMVGGQAIDLGSVGLKLDQVALEYMHRHKTGALIEAAVQLGALASGRADAAQLMALQTYAQAIGLAFQVQDDILDVESDTATLGKRQGADIARDKPTYPSLLGLEAAKAYALELRDQALHALRPFDAAAEPLRDLARYIVERRH
- a CDS encoding cobalamin-binding protein, whose product is MRAWLAVLLLAVSVSAGAVQRVVSLAPSLSEIVVELGAANLLVGVLDAGDRPAQLAHVASVGRYGQLDVEQLLSLKPDLILLWPGSVGPAQREQLQRLNIPVYVAEPHSLEQLTTQVEAIAQQLGRAEAGRQLAAQLRQRLDGLRQRYHRAEPLRVFYQVWNQPLYTVGGGQIISDALSVCGARNVFDDLKLPAPQVSIESVLQRNPEVILAGDQVQLDAWKAWPQVAAVAQGHLLLVPDKGLERPSGQMLEAVARLCQVIAPGL
- a CDS encoding exodeoxyribonuclease VII small subunit — translated: MARKKVALDFEQSLADLQALVERLENGELSLEDSLTAFEQGIGLTRDCQSALAQAEQKVQVLLERDGELAEEPFDAEQPE